From the genome of Lineus longissimus chromosome 8, tnLinLong1.2, whole genome shotgun sequence, one region includes:
- the LOC135492475 gene encoding cubilin-like: MLNFVSDAEGSGTGFTALFTCKLKYPKACDPNVTEPEVINITSATIITDVRSFNPIEGKYMKNAMCRWKVCWDPRKFKVEYKTVGDFDIKTNNSCQQDRLVISNETDSSNVSACTTSAIDTTQVQVEANSTEACLSVNFTANGDAEVGGGFQVLITSAYDVPLHCDSGKAGKQPPVAVANTEPIYLSTWGYEHGFNYLANQTCIWPQFTWDQQRCTLGYETVGVMSIYQTVNDTTCETDYIEVTTGAGNTTKYCGGDAIPLTNVTDSNSLSVKFVTDSATNTTGKGCKIKVQCQKRELSKGCFYPDEDEDVAEYELTEPSNGISLTSVDRPKNLKYIPGYKCSWKVKYDNEKLDLLVSTKGKFDLKTGADCTKDTLTIKEGANGTDECVKGPISTRRLVKENETEVNHTSNNDNEVGEGFELVFLPVPKGCGGKPVKKELQTDENLSFYGQIENRTVNYAPDLNCNWEYEWDKDLFDVSYKIENVNIKGTPAKTCDKGDKLVLDDGKVTNNVCGTANVTLTPVQTGKLKIQFTSDPDAQTGSGFNLILVVTFKACVAGAKTPIKLDKPDKHEIDFYGEGYPESLSCEWNYQWDTAIYDVQFCFPKIEVTGSMPACAQDKIDTMDGQTKKALCGAAAVSCITADSGNLTIGFISDAIKAADGKGFEMVIKVSYQACTNAKKEIVTELTKPGTHVLKFYNPEKYHKDLNCTYTFKWNLQSLTVKQKLLNMDIDASTKNCSNASTDDYLERSDGKNAIRVCGNATDLLKKPLELKTGFASYNFISNADGNNGRGFIVEFEITKRVLPKACRDGDSMTIKLPGNTTLESLDRDQNLPYLSDLNCSTTLKHDPKRLRLSLTTVGAVDINSPNAKCENDSLVIQDGEKGNTTKHCQNTKIETPIELESGHTVISFHSDGANEGKGYSVVVAAELPEECDGGTTIEITNMTPPTLISSWAPADAENYIGGLHCTWTVTWNKQKFDMKVKSLVMDIEQSAGCANDYLETHAGGAAAVKTCGNSAIAETTIDSKVDNYTVSFVSDGDQNSKTTGMGFKLQFTPTLRKLPEGCSWGKECTNPKKITIPDVNKNYTITSPDRADGLDYSPGLCCQYEFSWASDKMDVVYGFLGFFETEGNGTDCERDYVAVTDGASEKVETCGMKQYPASLTNRSQQQAKSNKLVLKFKSDNNNTSVFKGFEAMVKSVDLEGM, from the exons ATGCTTAACTTTGTGTCAGATGCCGAAGGATCAGGAACCGGATTTACAGCTCTGTTTACTTGTAAATTGAAATATCCTAAAG CATGTGATCCTAACGTCACTGAACCAGAGGTGATCAACATCACGAGTGCGACCATCATAACGGATGTGAGGTCTTTCAACCCGATCGAGGGCAAGTACATGAAGAATGCCATGTGTCGGTGGAAGGTCTGTTGGGATCCGAGGAAATtt AAAGTCGAATACAAAACCGTTGGCGATTTCGACATCAAGACTAACAATTCCTGCCAGCAAGATAGGCTTGTAATCTCCAACGAAACAGACTCAAGCAATGTGTCCGCCTGCACGACCAGCGCGATTGATACAACGCAAGTGCAAGTGGAGGCGAATTCGACCGAAGCCTGTCTCTCCGTTAACTTTACTGCGAATGGTGATGCCGAGGTCGGGGGAGGGTTCCAGGTGTTGATCACTTCAGCATATGACGTGCCTCTGC ATTGCGATTCTGGGAAAGCCGGCAAACAACCACCAGTAGCAGTCGCCAACACTGAGCCGATCTACCTTTCGACTTGGGGATATGAACATGGATTCAACTATCTTGCGAATCAAACCTGTATTTGGCCACAATTCACTTGGGATCAGCAACGATGT ACACTAGGTTACGAGACAGTTGGAGTTATGTCCATCTATCAAACGGTGAACGACACGACATGCGAAACAGATTATATTGAGGTGACCACAGGAGCCGGGAATACCACAAAGTATTGTGGTGGCGACGCCATCCCCCTGACTAATGTGACAGACAGTAACTCCCTCTCGGTGAAGTTTGTAACGGATAGCGCGACGAACACGACTGGAAAAGGCTGCAAGATAAAGGTGCAGTGTCAGAAACGGGAATTGTCGAAAG GTTGTTTCTATCCTGATGAAGACGAAGACGTCGCTGAATACGAGTTGACGGAGCCAAGCAACGGCATATCCCTTACGTCCGTTGACCGCCCCAAGAACCTCAAATACATCCCGGGCTACAAATGCTCCTGGAAGGTCAAGTACGATAATGAAAAGCTG GACCTTCTCGTCTCCACCAAGGGAAAATTCGACCTAAAGACCGGAGCAGATTGCACCAAGGACACACTGACGATAAAGGAGGGAGCTAACGGGACGGATGAATGTGTCAAGGGGCCTATTTCTACCAGGAGGCTCGTCAAGGAGAATGAAACGGAGGTCAATCACACGTCTAACAATGATAATGAAGTTGGTGAAGGATTCGAGTTGGTGTTCTTGCCAGTTCCTAAAG GTTGTGGTGGTAAACCCGTGAAAAAGGAGCTTCAAACGGATGAGAACCTCTCCTTCTATGGACAGATAGAGAATCGTACCGTAAACTATGCTCCTGATCTGAACTGTAACTGGGAGTATGAATGGGACAAAGATCTGTTT GATGTGTCATACAAGATTGAGAATGTGAACATCAAGGGAACACCAGCCAAGACTTGTGACAAAGGAGATAAACTCGTCCTAGATGATGGGAAAGTCACCAACAACGTCTGTGGCACCGCCAATGTGACCTTGACACCTGTTCAGACTGGTAAACTAAAGATACAGTTCACGTCCGATCCTGATGCGCAAACTGGCTCAGGATTCAATCTGATCCTGGTTGTCACTTTCAAAG CTTGTGTTGCGGGCGCCAAAACTCCTATCAAGCTTGACAAACCTGATAAGCACGAGATCGACTTCTATGGCGAGGGCTACCCAGAGTCTCTGAGCTGTGAATGGAACTACCAGTGGGACACGGCGATCTAT GATGTGCAGTTCTGTTTCCCAAAGATCGAAGTTACAGGGAGTATGCCAGCTTGTGCCCAAGACAAGATTGATACCATGGACGGCCAGACCAAGAAAGCGTTATGCGGGGCGGCTGCTGTTAGCTGTATTACAGCCGACTCCGGGAACCTTACAATTGGATTCATTTCTGATGCCATAAAGGCTGCTGACGGCAAAGGATTTGAGATGGTCATTAAGGTCTCGTATCAAG CCTGCACGAATGCGAAGAAGGAAATCGTCACAGAATTAACGAAGCCTGGCACTCACGTCCTTAAGTTCTACAATCCTGAGAAATACCACAAAGATCTCAATTGCACTTATACATTTAAATGGAATTTACAGTCCTTG ACGGTCAAGCAAAAGCTTCTAAACATGGATATTGACGCCTCGACAAAGAACTGTAGCAACGCGAGCACTGATGATTACCTTGAGAGGTCTGATGGCAAGAATGCGATCAGGGTGTGTGGAAATGCTACAGACCTACTAAAGAAACCATTGGAGTTGAAGACAGGATTCGCTAGCTACAATTTCATTTCGAACGCCGACGGCAATAACGGGAGAGGCTTTATCGTCGAGTTTGAAATCACTAAACGGGTTTTGCCAAAAG CGTGCCGGGATGGTGATAGTATGACCATAAAGCTTCCAGGGAACACCACGTTAGAGTCTCTTGACAGAGATCAGAACTTGCCTTACCTCAGCGATCTGAATTGTTCGACAACGCTAAAACACGATCCCAAGAGATTG CGCCTTTCCCTGACAACCGTTGGAGCCGTGGATATAAACAGCCCGAATGCAAAGTGTGAAAATGACTCCTTGGTCATCCAAGATGGCGAGAAAGGAAATACGACCAAACACTGCCAGAACACGAAGATAGAGACACCGATTGAGCTGGAATCCGGGCATACTGTGATCTCTTTCCATTCCGATGGAGCGAACGAGGGCAAGGGGTATAGTGTCGTTGTAGCGGCTGAGCTACCCGAAG AATGTGATGGAGGAACAACTATAGAAATCACAAATATGACGCCACCAACACTTATCTCTTCGTGGGCACCTGCGGATGCTGAGAACTACATTGGCGGTCTACACTGTACCTGGACTGTCACTTGGAATAAACAGAAATTT GACATGAAAGTGAAATCGTTGGTAATGGACATAGAACAATCGGCAGGGTGTGCCAATGACTATCTCGAGACTCATGCCGGTGGCGCTGCCGCGGTGAAGACGTGCGGAAACTCCGCCATTGCAGAAACCACCATAGATAGCAAAGTTGATAACTACACTGTATCGTTTGTCTCTGATGGAGACCAGAACTCCAAGACAACTGGTATGGGATTCAAACTTCAGTTTACACCAACTCTAAGGAAGTTACCTGAAG GATGTTCGTGGGGTAAAGAGTGCACCAATCCAAAGAAGATAACCATCCCCGATGTGAACAAGAACTACACCATTACATCCCCAGACCGTGCGGATGGGTTAGACTATTCACCTGGTCTTTGCTGCCAATATGAGTTCAGCTGGGCGAGCGACAAAATG GATGTTGTCTATGGCTTCCTGGGCTTTTTCGAAACTGAAGGCAATGGCACAGATTGCGAGAGGGATTATGTGGCGGTCACAGATGGTGCCAGCGAAAAAGTCGAGACGTGTGGGATGAAGCAATATCCAGCATCACTGACCAATCGAAGCCAACAACAGGCCAAGTCTAATAAACTTGTGCTCAAGTTTAAATCGGACAATAATAATACGAGTGTTTTCAAAGGCTTTGAGGCGATGGTGAAATCTGTCGACTTGGAAGGTATGTAG